From the Musa acuminata AAA Group cultivar baxijiao chromosome BXJ3-7, Cavendish_Baxijiao_AAA, whole genome shotgun sequence genome, one window contains:
- the LOC135643429 gene encoding uncharacterized protein LOC135643429 isoform X2 → MAAPASEVIPVVDLRLLSQVEINSLSLSCPNAFDLRRCDDVVVPKIDRSVFNESAGSRKQTYSRLRLGPHKPDPAAPSTVASRRPRGLFSPSPSSSSAAVPIDSSLPQASNANDDDPGRRENLQIVFYLRQLFAREENASQTLNISYSTPAQAIPNQTNGNGLQEPGRAELALVVVEDGDREVLNRNGQTVDLIALGQKVDPFSEELRRRTVGLTTEEQLLSFMSGLDGQWASRRRRRRIVDASGFGDHLPRGWKLLLGLKRKDGDVWVYCRRYISPCGKHFVSCKDVSSYILALLGDPNALLLAPIENNASTPRIEKLKTDYAAGPSVQDNYANDIPSCSTVVSFSPSPADCEKQIVLYNSENQQQLSSQQRSAKRRKLGKLIDESVMVKDGNFECQFCHKMFTERDCYNGHVGVHARCQGPTSEALPDEVGSRELYNPAPLAAVPYELSLAEIKEENSTLKSVAELHLASTSLQHSRANHETDHDCMGTLTTKIPFRSRIVDVPVNHRSVDHSNPKETAHASNITDEQFSSCTSSVDAVVLPVVNVTHVKIAQETSTTSADDQVDNCFHKPKETTEASNVKNIKVSDAKKGEATEFKNVDTRNSKNIEPNSVQVDYHGTNGYNSEIVRNTAKDVHCSPCLDMTSIAPLDMTNTPCGMGTEVEQFFPKSMSIECTISDCNVTGYEPDEIVETNNSLSIHGNDSIKSISTAFINMDNVVLENSNELDGSSCAAISEIENNDIEQKLDPENHLINLSGNNSSYVIGIGVDDTFTSNMEENVLVEMDKSNRKIDLASSGSFCSEDIVSESILSMQLNANCINLPYVGGHTSGAERNRDCMFDIDMNESVLGKMNVPGVELHRCFNGSSDGDEGVVTCDAAQGTKGNSLEVDVNLGSPWLPSSDIPIVGMIPDQYEDNAIAVSQKDKLSGFDHLTLDAVESSEYVQLNGQDSISVCEPTIGLSYVTELDNDSVQLGWNISLQSNAFELTSVCVWCSREFSHVATNAEEESDTLGFICPACKAKISGHLSVLSNS, encoded by the exons ATGGCGGCGCCAGCGTCGGAGGTGATCCCGGTGGTGGACCTCCGCCTACTCTCCCAGGTGGAGATCAACTCCCTCTCCCTCTCATGTCCCAACGCCTTTGACCTCCGCCGCTGCGACGACGTCGTCGTCCCCAAAATCGACCGCTCTGTCTTCAATGAGAGTGCCGGAAGCCGCAAGCAGACCTACTCACGCCTCCGCCTCGGCCCCCACAAGCCCGACCCCGCCGCCCCCTCCACCGTCGCCAGCCGCCGCCCCCGAGGCCTCTTTTCCCcgtccccttcctcctcctccgccgccgtcccCATCGATTCATCTCTCCCCCAAGCTAGCAACGCTAACGATGACGATCCTGGTCGCCGCGAGAACCTCCAGATCGTTTTCTACCTCCGCCAGCTCTTCGCTCGGGAGGAGAACGCTTCCCAAACCCTAAACATATCTTACTCCACCCCAGCCCAGGCAATTCCTAATCAAACAAATGGAAACGGCCTGCAGGAGCCTGGGAGGGCGGAGTTGGCATTGGTTGTGGTTGAGGATGGGGATCGGGAGGTCTTGAATAGAAATGGTCAGACTGTTGATCTAATTGCATTAGGGCAGAAGGTGGATCCATTTTCCGAGGAGCTTAGGCGGAGGACGGTAGGGTTGACGACGGAGGAACAGCTTCTGAGCTTCATGAGTGGATTGGATGGTCAGTGGGCAAgccggaggcggaggaggaggatcgTGGATGCTTCGGGGTTTGGGGATCACTTGCCAAGAGGATGGAAGCTGCTGCTTGGTCTCAAGAGGAAGGACGGTGATGTTTGGGTGTATTGCCGGCGATACATTAG CCCATGTGGAAAACATTTTGTTTCCTGCAAAGATGTATCTTCAtatatactcgctcttcttggggaTCCAAATGCTCTGCTACTAGCTCCTATTGAGAATAATGCAAGTACACCAAGGATCGAAAAGTTAAAAACTGACTAT GCTGCAGGTCCTTCTGTTCAAGATAATTATGCAAATGACATACCTAGTTGCTCTACAGTTGTATCTTTCTCCCCTTCACCTGCTGACTGTGAGAAGCAAATTGTGTTGTATAATTCTGAGAACCAG CAACAGTTGTCGTCCCAGCAAAGGAGTGCAAAGCGACGGAAACTTGGTAAATTAATTGATGAGAGTGTCATGGTAAAAGATGGAAACTTTGAATGCCAATTTTGTCACAAGATGTTTACTGAAAGAGATTGCTACAATGGCCATGTTGGAGTTCATGCGAGGTGTCAAGGTCCGACTTCTGAAGCACTACCAGATGAGGTTGGCTCAAGAGAACTCTACAACCCAGCTCCATTAGCTGCAGTACCGTATGAGCTCTCTCTGGCTGAAATAAAGGAGGAGAATTCTACCCTAAAATCTGTTGCTGAACTTCATCTTGCTTCTACAAGTTTGCAGCATTCAAGGGCGAATCATGAAACTGATCATGATTGTATGGGAACTTTAACTACTAAAATACCCTTTAGAAGCAGAATTGTTGATGTCCCTGTTAATCATCGCAGTGTTGATCATTCCAATCCTAAAGAGACTGCTCATGCTAGCAATATCACAGATGAACAATTTAGTTCATGCACAAGCAGTGTGGATGCTGTAGTGCTACCTGTTGTTAATGTTACTCATGTGAAGATTGCTCAAGAAACCTCTACGACATCTGCTGATGATCAGGTTGATAATTGTTTTCACAAACCTAAAGAAACTACTGAGGCTAGCAATGTTAAAAACATCAAAGTCAGTGATGCCAAGAAAGGTGAAGCTACTGAGTTCAAGAATGTCGATACAAGGAATTCCAAGAACATTGAGCCTAATAGTGTCCAGGTTGATTATCATGGTACCAATGGTTATAACTCTGAAATAGTTCGTAATACTGCCAAAGACGTCCATTGTAGCCCATGCTTGGATATGACATCTATTGCACCTCTTGATATGACTAACACACCCTGTGGAATGGGTACTGAAGTGGAACAATTTTTCCCCAAAAGCATGTCCATTGAATGCACCATTAGTGATTGTAATGTGACTGGCTATGAACCAGATGAAATTGTTGAGACTAATAACAGCCTGAGCATACATGGCAATGATTCCATCAAGTCAATCTCCACAGCTTTCATCAATATGGATAATGTTGTCCTTGAAAATTCTAATGAGCTAGATGGATCTTCTTGTGCGGCCATTTCAGAGATTGAAAATAATGACATAGAGCAGAAGTTAGACCCAGAAAACCATTTGATTAATCTGTCAGGTAATAATTCCAGTTATGTCATTGGAATTGGTGTTGATGATACTTTTACTAGCAACATGGAAGAGAATGTCCTTGTCGAAATGGATAAATCTAACAGAAAAATTGACTTGGCCAGTTCTGGTTCATTTTGTAGTGAAGATATTGTTTCTGAAAGCATTCTATCCATGCAACTCAATGCCAAttgtatcaatttaccatatgttGGTGGACACACTAGCGGTGCTGAAAGAAACAGAGACTGTATGTTTGATATCGACATGAACGAATCTGTGCTTGGTAAGATGAATGTACCTGGTGTTGAGCTGCATAGGTGTTTTAATGGCTCAAGTGATGGAGATGAAGGGGTAGTTACATGTGATGCTGCTCAGGGTACCAAAGGAAATTCTTTGGAGGTTGATGTCAATCTCGGTTCTCCGTGGCTACCTTCTTCTGATATCCCTATTGTTGGTATGATCCCTGATCAG TATGAAGACAATGCCATCGCTGTTAGCCAGAAGGATAAGCTGTCTGGTTTTGATCATCTGACATTGGACGCAGTTGAATCTTCTGAGTATGTTCAATTGAATGGTCAAGATTCTATCTCCGTATGTGAGCCAACCATTGGATTGAGTTACGTGACCGAACTCGACAATGACAGTGTTCAGTTAGGGTGGAATATTTCGTTGCAGAGCAATGCATTCGAGCTGACATCTGTTTGTGTGTGGTGCAGCAGAGAATTCAGCCATGTAGCTACGAATGCCGAAGAAGAATCTGatacgcttggcttcatttgtccTGCATGCAAAGCGAAAATTTCAGGTCATCTCAGTGTTCTGAGCAACAGTTGA
- the LOC135643429 gene encoding uncharacterized protein LOC135643429 isoform X1: MAAPASEVIPVVDLRLLSQVEINSLSLSCPNAFDLRRCDDVVVPKIDRSVFNESAGSRKQTYSRLRLGPHKPDPAAPSTVASRRPRGLFSPSPSSSSAAVPIDSSLPQASNANDDDPGRRENLQIVFYLRQLFAREENASQTLNISYSTPAQAIPNQTNGNGLQEPGRAELALVVVEDGDREVLNRNGQTVDLIALGQKVDPFSEELRRRTVGLTTEEQLLSFMSGLDGQWASRRRRRRIVDASGFGDHLPRGWKLLLGLKRKDGDVWVYCRRYISPCGKHFVSCKDVSSYILALLGDPNALLLAPIENNASTPRIEKLKTDYAAGPSVQDNYANDIPSCSTVVSFSPSPADCEKQIVLYNSENQQQLSSQQRSAKRRKLGKLIDESVMVKDGNFECQFCHKMFTERDCYNGHVGVHARCQGPTSEALPDEVGSRELYNPAPLAAVPYELSLAEIKEENSTLKSVAELHLASTSLQHSRANHETDHDCMGTLTTKIPFRSRIVDVPVNHRSVDHSNPKETAHASNITDEQFSSCTSSVDAVVLPVVNVTHVKIAQETSTTSADDQVDNCFHKPKETTEASNVKNIKVSDAKKGEATEFKNVDTRNSKNIEPNSVQVDYHGTNGYNSEIVRNTAKDVHCSPCLDMTSIAPLDMTNTPCGMGTEVEQFFPKSMSIECTISDCNVTGYEPDEIVETNNSLSIHGNDSIKSISTAFINMDNVVLENSNELDGSSCAAISEIENNDIEQKLDPENHLINLSGNNSSYVIGIGVDDTFTSNMEENVLVEMDKSNRKIDLASSGSFCSEDIVSESILSMQLNANCINLPYVGGHTSGAERNRDCMFDIDMNESVLGKMNVPGVELHRCFNGSSDGDEGVVTCDAAQGTKGNSLEVDVNLGSPWLPSSDIPIVGMIPDQQYEDNAIAVSQKDKLSGFDHLTLDAVESSEYVQLNGQDSISVCEPTIGLSYVTELDNDSVQLGWNISLQSNAFELTSVCVWCSREFSHVATNAEEESDTLGFICPACKAKISGHLSVLSNS, translated from the exons ATGGCGGCGCCAGCGTCGGAGGTGATCCCGGTGGTGGACCTCCGCCTACTCTCCCAGGTGGAGATCAACTCCCTCTCCCTCTCATGTCCCAACGCCTTTGACCTCCGCCGCTGCGACGACGTCGTCGTCCCCAAAATCGACCGCTCTGTCTTCAATGAGAGTGCCGGAAGCCGCAAGCAGACCTACTCACGCCTCCGCCTCGGCCCCCACAAGCCCGACCCCGCCGCCCCCTCCACCGTCGCCAGCCGCCGCCCCCGAGGCCTCTTTTCCCcgtccccttcctcctcctccgccgccgtcccCATCGATTCATCTCTCCCCCAAGCTAGCAACGCTAACGATGACGATCCTGGTCGCCGCGAGAACCTCCAGATCGTTTTCTACCTCCGCCAGCTCTTCGCTCGGGAGGAGAACGCTTCCCAAACCCTAAACATATCTTACTCCACCCCAGCCCAGGCAATTCCTAATCAAACAAATGGAAACGGCCTGCAGGAGCCTGGGAGGGCGGAGTTGGCATTGGTTGTGGTTGAGGATGGGGATCGGGAGGTCTTGAATAGAAATGGTCAGACTGTTGATCTAATTGCATTAGGGCAGAAGGTGGATCCATTTTCCGAGGAGCTTAGGCGGAGGACGGTAGGGTTGACGACGGAGGAACAGCTTCTGAGCTTCATGAGTGGATTGGATGGTCAGTGGGCAAgccggaggcggaggaggaggatcgTGGATGCTTCGGGGTTTGGGGATCACTTGCCAAGAGGATGGAAGCTGCTGCTTGGTCTCAAGAGGAAGGACGGTGATGTTTGGGTGTATTGCCGGCGATACATTAG CCCATGTGGAAAACATTTTGTTTCCTGCAAAGATGTATCTTCAtatatactcgctcttcttggggaTCCAAATGCTCTGCTACTAGCTCCTATTGAGAATAATGCAAGTACACCAAGGATCGAAAAGTTAAAAACTGACTAT GCTGCAGGTCCTTCTGTTCAAGATAATTATGCAAATGACATACCTAGTTGCTCTACAGTTGTATCTTTCTCCCCTTCACCTGCTGACTGTGAGAAGCAAATTGTGTTGTATAATTCTGAGAACCAG CAACAGTTGTCGTCCCAGCAAAGGAGTGCAAAGCGACGGAAACTTGGTAAATTAATTGATGAGAGTGTCATGGTAAAAGATGGAAACTTTGAATGCCAATTTTGTCACAAGATGTTTACTGAAAGAGATTGCTACAATGGCCATGTTGGAGTTCATGCGAGGTGTCAAGGTCCGACTTCTGAAGCACTACCAGATGAGGTTGGCTCAAGAGAACTCTACAACCCAGCTCCATTAGCTGCAGTACCGTATGAGCTCTCTCTGGCTGAAATAAAGGAGGAGAATTCTACCCTAAAATCTGTTGCTGAACTTCATCTTGCTTCTACAAGTTTGCAGCATTCAAGGGCGAATCATGAAACTGATCATGATTGTATGGGAACTTTAACTACTAAAATACCCTTTAGAAGCAGAATTGTTGATGTCCCTGTTAATCATCGCAGTGTTGATCATTCCAATCCTAAAGAGACTGCTCATGCTAGCAATATCACAGATGAACAATTTAGTTCATGCACAAGCAGTGTGGATGCTGTAGTGCTACCTGTTGTTAATGTTACTCATGTGAAGATTGCTCAAGAAACCTCTACGACATCTGCTGATGATCAGGTTGATAATTGTTTTCACAAACCTAAAGAAACTACTGAGGCTAGCAATGTTAAAAACATCAAAGTCAGTGATGCCAAGAAAGGTGAAGCTACTGAGTTCAAGAATGTCGATACAAGGAATTCCAAGAACATTGAGCCTAATAGTGTCCAGGTTGATTATCATGGTACCAATGGTTATAACTCTGAAATAGTTCGTAATACTGCCAAAGACGTCCATTGTAGCCCATGCTTGGATATGACATCTATTGCACCTCTTGATATGACTAACACACCCTGTGGAATGGGTACTGAAGTGGAACAATTTTTCCCCAAAAGCATGTCCATTGAATGCACCATTAGTGATTGTAATGTGACTGGCTATGAACCAGATGAAATTGTTGAGACTAATAACAGCCTGAGCATACATGGCAATGATTCCATCAAGTCAATCTCCACAGCTTTCATCAATATGGATAATGTTGTCCTTGAAAATTCTAATGAGCTAGATGGATCTTCTTGTGCGGCCATTTCAGAGATTGAAAATAATGACATAGAGCAGAAGTTAGACCCAGAAAACCATTTGATTAATCTGTCAGGTAATAATTCCAGTTATGTCATTGGAATTGGTGTTGATGATACTTTTACTAGCAACATGGAAGAGAATGTCCTTGTCGAAATGGATAAATCTAACAGAAAAATTGACTTGGCCAGTTCTGGTTCATTTTGTAGTGAAGATATTGTTTCTGAAAGCATTCTATCCATGCAACTCAATGCCAAttgtatcaatttaccatatgttGGTGGACACACTAGCGGTGCTGAAAGAAACAGAGACTGTATGTTTGATATCGACATGAACGAATCTGTGCTTGGTAAGATGAATGTACCTGGTGTTGAGCTGCATAGGTGTTTTAATGGCTCAAGTGATGGAGATGAAGGGGTAGTTACATGTGATGCTGCTCAGGGTACCAAAGGAAATTCTTTGGAGGTTGATGTCAATCTCGGTTCTCCGTGGCTACCTTCTTCTGATATCCCTATTGTTGGTATGATCCCTGATCAG CAGTATGAAGACAATGCCATCGCTGTTAGCCAGAAGGATAAGCTGTCTGGTTTTGATCATCTGACATTGGACGCAGTTGAATCTTCTGAGTATGTTCAATTGAATGGTCAAGATTCTATCTCCGTATGTGAGCCAACCATTGGATTGAGTTACGTGACCGAACTCGACAATGACAGTGTTCAGTTAGGGTGGAATATTTCGTTGCAGAGCAATGCATTCGAGCTGACATCTGTTTGTGTGTGGTGCAGCAGAGAATTCAGCCATGTAGCTACGAATGCCGAAGAAGAATCTGatacgcttggcttcatttgtccTGCATGCAAAGCGAAAATTTCAGGTCATCTCAGTGTTCTGAGCAACAGTTGA
- the LOC135643429 gene encoding uncharacterized protein LOC135643429 isoform X3, which produces MAAPASEVIPVVDLRLLSQVEINSLSLSCPNAFDLRRCDDVVVPKIDRSVFNESAGSRKQTYSRLRLGPHKPDPAAPSTVASRRPRGLFSPSPSSSSAAVPIDSSLPQASNANDDDPGRRENLQIVFYLRQLFAREENASQTLNISYSTPAQAIPNQTNGNGLQEPGRAELALVVVEDGDREVLNRNGQTVDLIALGQKVDPFSEELRRRTVGLTTEEQLLSFMSGLDGQWASRRRRRRIVDASGFGDHLPRGWKLLLGLKRKDGDVWVYCRRYISPCGKHFVSCKDVSSYILALLGDPNALLLAPIENNASTPRIEKLKTDYAAGPSVQDNYANDIPSCSTVVSFSPSPADCEKQIVLYNSENQLSSQQRSAKRRKLGKLIDESVMVKDGNFECQFCHKMFTERDCYNGHVGVHARCQGPTSEALPDEVGSRELYNPAPLAAVPYELSLAEIKEENSTLKSVAELHLASTSLQHSRANHETDHDCMGTLTTKIPFRSRIVDVPVNHRSVDHSNPKETAHASNITDEQFSSCTSSVDAVVLPVVNVTHVKIAQETSTTSADDQVDNCFHKPKETTEASNVKNIKVSDAKKGEATEFKNVDTRNSKNIEPNSVQVDYHGTNGYNSEIVRNTAKDVHCSPCLDMTSIAPLDMTNTPCGMGTEVEQFFPKSMSIECTISDCNVTGYEPDEIVETNNSLSIHGNDSIKSISTAFINMDNVVLENSNELDGSSCAAISEIENNDIEQKLDPENHLINLSGNNSSYVIGIGVDDTFTSNMEENVLVEMDKSNRKIDLASSGSFCSEDIVSESILSMQLNANCINLPYVGGHTSGAERNRDCMFDIDMNESVLGKMNVPGVELHRCFNGSSDGDEGVVTCDAAQGTKGNSLEVDVNLGSPWLPSSDIPIVGMIPDQQYEDNAIAVSQKDKLSGFDHLTLDAVESSEYVQLNGQDSISVCEPTIGLSYVTELDNDSVQLGWNISLQSNAFELTSVCVWCSREFSHVATNAEEESDTLGFICPACKAKISGHLSVLSNS; this is translated from the exons ATGGCGGCGCCAGCGTCGGAGGTGATCCCGGTGGTGGACCTCCGCCTACTCTCCCAGGTGGAGATCAACTCCCTCTCCCTCTCATGTCCCAACGCCTTTGACCTCCGCCGCTGCGACGACGTCGTCGTCCCCAAAATCGACCGCTCTGTCTTCAATGAGAGTGCCGGAAGCCGCAAGCAGACCTACTCACGCCTCCGCCTCGGCCCCCACAAGCCCGACCCCGCCGCCCCCTCCACCGTCGCCAGCCGCCGCCCCCGAGGCCTCTTTTCCCcgtccccttcctcctcctccgccgccgtcccCATCGATTCATCTCTCCCCCAAGCTAGCAACGCTAACGATGACGATCCTGGTCGCCGCGAGAACCTCCAGATCGTTTTCTACCTCCGCCAGCTCTTCGCTCGGGAGGAGAACGCTTCCCAAACCCTAAACATATCTTACTCCACCCCAGCCCAGGCAATTCCTAATCAAACAAATGGAAACGGCCTGCAGGAGCCTGGGAGGGCGGAGTTGGCATTGGTTGTGGTTGAGGATGGGGATCGGGAGGTCTTGAATAGAAATGGTCAGACTGTTGATCTAATTGCATTAGGGCAGAAGGTGGATCCATTTTCCGAGGAGCTTAGGCGGAGGACGGTAGGGTTGACGACGGAGGAACAGCTTCTGAGCTTCATGAGTGGATTGGATGGTCAGTGGGCAAgccggaggcggaggaggaggatcgTGGATGCTTCGGGGTTTGGGGATCACTTGCCAAGAGGATGGAAGCTGCTGCTTGGTCTCAAGAGGAAGGACGGTGATGTTTGGGTGTATTGCCGGCGATACATTAG CCCATGTGGAAAACATTTTGTTTCCTGCAAAGATGTATCTTCAtatatactcgctcttcttggggaTCCAAATGCTCTGCTACTAGCTCCTATTGAGAATAATGCAAGTACACCAAGGATCGAAAAGTTAAAAACTGACTAT GCTGCAGGTCCTTCTGTTCAAGATAATTATGCAAATGACATACCTAGTTGCTCTACAGTTGTATCTTTCTCCCCTTCACCTGCTGACTGTGAGAAGCAAATTGTGTTGTATAATTCTGAGAACCAG TTGTCGTCCCAGCAAAGGAGTGCAAAGCGACGGAAACTTGGTAAATTAATTGATGAGAGTGTCATGGTAAAAGATGGAAACTTTGAATGCCAATTTTGTCACAAGATGTTTACTGAAAGAGATTGCTACAATGGCCATGTTGGAGTTCATGCGAGGTGTCAAGGTCCGACTTCTGAAGCACTACCAGATGAGGTTGGCTCAAGAGAACTCTACAACCCAGCTCCATTAGCTGCAGTACCGTATGAGCTCTCTCTGGCTGAAATAAAGGAGGAGAATTCTACCCTAAAATCTGTTGCTGAACTTCATCTTGCTTCTACAAGTTTGCAGCATTCAAGGGCGAATCATGAAACTGATCATGATTGTATGGGAACTTTAACTACTAAAATACCCTTTAGAAGCAGAATTGTTGATGTCCCTGTTAATCATCGCAGTGTTGATCATTCCAATCCTAAAGAGACTGCTCATGCTAGCAATATCACAGATGAACAATTTAGTTCATGCACAAGCAGTGTGGATGCTGTAGTGCTACCTGTTGTTAATGTTACTCATGTGAAGATTGCTCAAGAAACCTCTACGACATCTGCTGATGATCAGGTTGATAATTGTTTTCACAAACCTAAAGAAACTACTGAGGCTAGCAATGTTAAAAACATCAAAGTCAGTGATGCCAAGAAAGGTGAAGCTACTGAGTTCAAGAATGTCGATACAAGGAATTCCAAGAACATTGAGCCTAATAGTGTCCAGGTTGATTATCATGGTACCAATGGTTATAACTCTGAAATAGTTCGTAATACTGCCAAAGACGTCCATTGTAGCCCATGCTTGGATATGACATCTATTGCACCTCTTGATATGACTAACACACCCTGTGGAATGGGTACTGAAGTGGAACAATTTTTCCCCAAAAGCATGTCCATTGAATGCACCATTAGTGATTGTAATGTGACTGGCTATGAACCAGATGAAATTGTTGAGACTAATAACAGCCTGAGCATACATGGCAATGATTCCATCAAGTCAATCTCCACAGCTTTCATCAATATGGATAATGTTGTCCTTGAAAATTCTAATGAGCTAGATGGATCTTCTTGTGCGGCCATTTCAGAGATTGAAAATAATGACATAGAGCAGAAGTTAGACCCAGAAAACCATTTGATTAATCTGTCAGGTAATAATTCCAGTTATGTCATTGGAATTGGTGTTGATGATACTTTTACTAGCAACATGGAAGAGAATGTCCTTGTCGAAATGGATAAATCTAACAGAAAAATTGACTTGGCCAGTTCTGGTTCATTTTGTAGTGAAGATATTGTTTCTGAAAGCATTCTATCCATGCAACTCAATGCCAAttgtatcaatttaccatatgttGGTGGACACACTAGCGGTGCTGAAAGAAACAGAGACTGTATGTTTGATATCGACATGAACGAATCTGTGCTTGGTAAGATGAATGTACCTGGTGTTGAGCTGCATAGGTGTTTTAATGGCTCAAGTGATGGAGATGAAGGGGTAGTTACATGTGATGCTGCTCAGGGTACCAAAGGAAATTCTTTGGAGGTTGATGTCAATCTCGGTTCTCCGTGGCTACCTTCTTCTGATATCCCTATTGTTGGTATGATCCCTGATCAG CAGTATGAAGACAATGCCATCGCTGTTAGCCAGAAGGATAAGCTGTCTGGTTTTGATCATCTGACATTGGACGCAGTTGAATCTTCTGAGTATGTTCAATTGAATGGTCAAGATTCTATCTCCGTATGTGAGCCAACCATTGGATTGAGTTACGTGACCGAACTCGACAATGACAGTGTTCAGTTAGGGTGGAATATTTCGTTGCAGAGCAATGCATTCGAGCTGACATCTGTTTGTGTGTGGTGCAGCAGAGAATTCAGCCATGTAGCTACGAATGCCGAAGAAGAATCTGatacgcttggcttcatttgtccTGCATGCAAAGCGAAAATTTCAGGTCATCTCAGTGTTCTGAGCAACAGTTGA